The following are from one region of the Pantoea cypripedii genome:
- a CDS encoding agmatinase gives MSINLRGSERLNRAFTGIPTFLRANYCPSLSELDADVAVFGVPFDEGSPWQPGSRFAPRSIREHSMRFAPTGFFDIARQQHFLTDVITQGRLVDVGDVDVLPTNVIGTHDNISAMTQLIRQRQAIPLAIGGDHSVSWPLIRGIQEPLHVVQFDAHLDFAPVTNGVHYSNGQPFRHIMALSQVQSLTQVGIRSLRVRPSEFSDATAQGSTIISQQQFRQRSPLELFEHLPAGEKCYISIDIDVLDMALVPGCASAEPNGMRYDELMAALLALIGRMEVVGIDLVEVNPQLDVATGVTSYLAAHVLVELLGHLLLPRCERE, from the coding sequence ATGAGTATTAATCTGCGCGGCAGCGAACGCCTGAACCGCGCATTTACCGGCATTCCCACCTTCCTGCGCGCCAATTACTGCCCCAGCCTGAGCGAACTGGATGCCGATGTAGCGGTCTTTGGCGTGCCGTTTGATGAAGGTTCACCCTGGCAGCCCGGCAGCCGATTTGCGCCACGCAGTATCCGCGAACATTCGATGCGTTTTGCACCAACCGGTTTTTTCGATATTGCGCGTCAGCAGCACTTTCTCACCGATGTGATAACCCAGGGTCGCCTGGTGGATGTGGGGGATGTGGATGTGCTGCCGACTAACGTGATCGGCACTCATGACAATATCAGCGCCATGACGCAATTGATTCGCCAGCGTCAGGCGATACCGCTGGCCATCGGTGGTGACCATTCCGTGTCATGGCCGCTGATTCGTGGCATCCAGGAACCCTTGCATGTCGTCCAGTTCGATGCACATCTGGATTTTGCCCCGGTCACTAACGGTGTGCATTACAGCAATGGTCAGCCCTTTCGCCACATTATGGCGTTGAGCCAGGTGCAAAGTCTGACTCAGGTGGGAATTCGCAGCCTGAGGGTGCGTCCCTCTGAATTCAGTGACGCCACGGCGCAGGGCAGCACCATTATCAGCCAGCAACAGTTTCGCCAGCGTTCGCCGCTGGAACTGTTTGAACATCTTCCCGCAGGTGAAAAATGTTATATCAGCATTGATATTGATGTGCTGGATATGGCGCTGGTGCCCGGTTGTGCGTCCGCCGAGCCAAATGGCATGCGCTATGACGAACTGATGGCGGCATTGCTGGCGCTGATCGGGCGAATGGAGGTGGTGGGGATAGATCTGGTTGAGGTTAACCCGCAGCTGGATGTGGCGACCGGGGTGACATCTTATCTTGCCGCACATGTGCTGGTGGAGTTGCTGGGGCATCTGTTGCTGCCCCGATGTGAGAGAGAATAA